From the Selenomonas timonae genome, one window contains:
- a CDS encoding ABC transporter permease: MMNRYKMFFIMVANSLLRRRARMAIALLAVAIGATIISGMITVYKEVPEQMGRAFRAYGANLLILPGTDKGAIQEDSVAAVRKSLSGYEIVGITPFLYDTLLINHQTVMAGGTDFAVLQEVSPYWQIRGDWPTVGEKEILLGAEFAAKLRVNPGDTITVSGGEGTIVSDYRVSGIVRTGGNEENFVFVSLPDMQSMKERPGELSLAQVSVVAGQDELTRAEEKIRADVPGVEPQLVKQIAQSEGTVLGKLQALVLIVTVVVLVLTLICVSTTMMAIVTERRREIGLKKALGADNRHIVMEFFGEGCLLGALGGVLGSGFGYLFAQSVSVNVFGRGIEFSATIVVVALVMSVFVTGLASLLPVRIATNVDPAIILRGE; this comes from the coding sequence ATGATGAATCGATATAAAATGTTCTTTATCATGGTCGCCAATTCCCTCTTGCGTCGGCGTGCACGTATGGCAATCGCTCTGCTCGCCGTCGCCATCGGAGCGACGATCATCTCGGGCATGATTACGGTCTACAAGGAAGTCCCCGAACAGATGGGACGCGCATTCCGCGCCTACGGTGCGAACCTCCTCATTCTGCCGGGGACGGACAAGGGCGCGATTCAGGAGGATTCGGTTGCCGCCGTGCGTAAGTCCCTCTCGGGCTATGAGATCGTCGGTATCACACCGTTCCTTTACGATACGCTTCTCATCAATCATCAGACGGTGATGGCGGGTGGTACGGATTTTGCCGTCCTGCAGGAGGTCAGCCCGTATTGGCAGATTCGCGGTGACTGGCCGACGGTAGGGGAGAAGGAGATCCTGCTCGGTGCGGAGTTTGCGGCAAAGCTGCGTGTGAACCCCGGTGATACGATTACCGTTTCGGGCGGCGAGGGCACGATCGTGAGCGATTACCGCGTGTCCGGCATTGTCCGAACGGGCGGAAACGAGGAGAATTTTGTCTTTGTCTCCCTGCCCGATATGCAGAGCATGAAGGAACGCCCCGGTGAGCTGAGCCTTGCGCAGGTCTCGGTCGTTGCGGGTCAGGATGAACTGACGCGTGCGGAGGAGAAGATCCGTGCGGACGTGCCCGGCGTTGAGCCGCAGCTGGTCAAGCAGATTGCCCAGTCCGAGGGCACGGTGCTTGGGAAACTTCAAGCGCTCGTGCTCATCGTCACCGTCGTTGTCCTCGTCTTGACGCTGATCTGTGTCTCGACAACAATGATGGCGATTGTGACGGAGCGTCGCCGCGAGATCGGGCTGAAGAAGGCACTCGGGGCGGATAACCGTCACATTGTCATGGAGTTCTTCGGCGAGGGGTGCCTCCTCGGTGCGCTTGGCGGCGTGCTCGGCTCGGGCTTTGGCTATCTCTTTGCCCAGAGTGTCAGCGTCAACGTCTTCGGACGCGGCATCGAGTTCTCGGCGACCATCGTTGTCGTTGCACTCGTTATGTCTGTTTTTGTCACGGGGCTTGCATCGCTCCTGCCCGTGCGCATTGCGACGAATGTAGATCCCGCGATTATCCTGCGCGGCGAATGA
- the hemZ gene encoding coproporphyrinogen dehydrogenase HemZ — protein sequence MKIRSLTINSRAEVIVKIVREVLTLFKVEIVGRAGEADYAQLSVVNRQTGCEPPSVMTEVFLFAHDGACEKFYFVSDGKADEVPRAAVHRAIKRNVYAFFRTHFAVPPAPWGILHGVRPTKIVHRWLRSGMSPEEIIARLGEDYNCSADKARLITDVAVRQLPFLAQGDARTVSIYVGIPFCLSRCLYCSFPSNLLPSEKKLRAFMDVLARDLDAAAEDVRALGLTVQSIYIGGGTPTSLPNDFFAEMLKMVYNAFYGAHIAEFTVEAGRPDSMSAEKIAAMKEHAVTRVSVNPQSMQEATLERIGRHHSPEDIVRMVHEIRAAMNVHINMDVILGLPGETAADVERTMAAVTALAPDDITLHALALKRGSNLRLKMETEHVELPSDAETRRMSEAAVRAVEEAGYRPYYLYRQGYMSGDLENVGYARAGAESIYNIQIMEEHQTIIGIGGAATTKVLGIRSGRMRSVFNAKDLVTYLRDIDIYIEKRRALLRTEYEEETP from the coding sequence GTGAAGATTCGGTCTCTTACGATCAACAGCAGAGCCGAGGTCATTGTTAAAATCGTCCGCGAGGTATTGACTCTCTTCAAGGTGGAGATCGTCGGGCGGGCAGGGGAGGCGGATTACGCCCAGCTGTCGGTGGTGAACCGGCAGACGGGCTGTGAGCCGCCTTCTGTCATGACCGAGGTTTTTCTTTTTGCGCATGATGGCGCGTGCGAAAAATTTTATTTTGTTTCGGATGGCAAGGCGGATGAAGTGCCGCGTGCCGCCGTTCATCGCGCCATCAAGCGGAATGTCTACGCATTCTTCCGCACACACTTCGCCGTGCCGCCCGCGCCGTGGGGCATCCTCCACGGGGTACGTCCGACGAAGATCGTGCATCGTTGGCTGCGCAGCGGCATGAGCCCCGAGGAAATCATTGCGCGTCTCGGCGAGGACTACAATTGCAGTGCGGACAAAGCGCGTCTTATCACGGATGTTGCCGTGCGTCAGCTGCCGTTTCTCGCGCAGGGGGATGCGCGAACCGTGAGCATCTACGTCGGCATTCCATTCTGTCTCTCGCGCTGCCTCTACTGCTCCTTTCCGTCGAATTTGCTTCCCTCGGAGAAGAAGCTCCGCGCCTTTATGGATGTGCTCGCACGCGACCTCGATGCGGCGGCAGAGGATGTGCGTGCTTTGGGGCTTACGGTGCAGAGCATTTACATCGGCGGAGGAACGCCGACCAGTCTTCCAAATGATTTTTTTGCCGAAATGCTCAAAATGGTATATAATGCGTTTTATGGAGCGCATATCGCGGAGTTCACGGTGGAGGCAGGGCGTCCCGACAGCATGAGTGCAGAGAAGATTGCTGCGATGAAAGAGCACGCGGTAACGCGTGTGAGCGTCAATCCGCAGTCGATGCAGGAGGCGACGCTGGAACGCATCGGCCGTCACCACAGCCCCGAGGACATCGTGCGTATGGTGCATGAGATTCGCGCGGCAATGAACGTGCACATCAATATGGATGTGATCCTCGGGCTGCCGGGAGAAACGGCCGCGGACGTGGAGCGGACGATGGCGGCAGTGACGGCACTTGCGCCCGACGATATCACGCTGCACGCGCTAGCCTTGAAGCGCGGCTCGAATCTCAGGCTCAAGATGGAGACGGAGCACGTCGAACTGCCGTCTGATGCGGAGACCAGGCGCATGAGTGAAGCTGCTGTACGCGCGGTGGAGGAGGCGGGCTATCGTCCGTACTATCTCTATCGGCAGGGCTATATGAGTGGCGATCTCGAGAACGTCGGCTATGCCCGCGCAGGTGCCGAGAGCATCTATAACATTCAGATTATGGAGGAGCACCAGACGATCATCGGCATCGGCGGTGCCGCCACGACGAAGGTACTCGGGATTCGCAGCGGACGTATGCGCTCCGTGTTTAACGCAAAGGATCTTGTGACCTATCTGCGCGATATTGATATCTACATTGAAAAACGCCGTGCGCTCCTGCGCACGGAATACGAGGAGGAAACACCCTGA
- a CDS encoding FTR1 family iron permease, whose translation MRKLIVFIMALFLLLPAASTNAAQTWQQIHDHIAAEMNNVYTIYQSGNAEGAKDAVNDIYYGIYEKDGLESAVRSGISSKSANLTEYQFYTLKKAIRAGAPQSEVEAEGKKLLDMVQAEVTTLETAGVQSGGWGMFLQAFLILLREGVEAILVLVGIIAYLGRAGHEKELSTVYNWAIAGVIASFISAYLFVEVLDNTATTGSGREIIEGCTALFAVLVLLGTSAWMGGKSNAKAWKSYIDKQVKLTLSTGKSRALGFAVFLAVYREGAEVILFYQALFNNAIGDVDMIWGGFVAACAALALIFFLMQRGALRIPIGPFFKVTSAFMFILAVTFLGGGLKELQEADVISTSVIEAVPVPSIDLLGLYPTYETIVPQLLLIAAAVAMVSYRKRSAAAEA comes from the coding sequence ATGAGAAAACTCATTGTATTCATTATGGCGCTCTTTCTGCTCCTGCCTGCAGCATCCACAAATGCTGCGCAGACGTGGCAGCAGATCCACGACCACATTGCCGCTGAGATGAATAATGTCTACACGATCTACCAATCAGGCAATGCGGAGGGGGCAAAGGATGCCGTCAATGATATCTACTACGGCATCTATGAAAAGGACGGTCTGGAGAGTGCTGTGCGCAGTGGGATCTCCTCCAAGAGTGCGAACCTCACGGAGTACCAGTTCTACACACTGAAAAAGGCGATCCGCGCGGGTGCACCGCAGTCTGAGGTAGAAGCCGAGGGAAAAAAACTTCTCGATATGGTTCAGGCAGAAGTGACAACCCTCGAGACAGCGGGCGTGCAGTCGGGCGGCTGGGGCATGTTCCTGCAGGCGTTTCTGATTCTTCTGCGTGAAGGCGTTGAGGCGATCCTCGTGCTCGTCGGTATCATCGCCTACCTTGGGCGTGCCGGACACGAGAAGGAACTCTCCACGGTCTATAACTGGGCGATTGCAGGCGTTATTGCAAGCTTTATCTCGGCTTATCTCTTCGTTGAAGTTCTTGATAATACGGCGACGACGGGCTCCGGACGTGAGATCATCGAGGGCTGTACGGCACTCTTCGCCGTGCTTGTCCTCCTCGGTACATCTGCATGGATGGGCGGCAAGTCCAACGCGAAGGCGTGGAAATCCTACATTGACAAGCAGGTGAAGCTGACACTCTCGACGGGGAAATCACGAGCGCTCGGTTTTGCCGTATTCCTTGCCGTCTATCGTGAGGGTGCAGAGGTCATTCTCTTCTATCAGGCACTTTTCAACAACGCCATCGGCGATGTCGATATGATTTGGGGCGGCTTTGTCGCTGCTTGTGCTGCGCTTGCCCTGATCTTCTTCCTCATGCAGCGCGGTGCACTGCGCATCCCGATCGGTCCGTTCTTCAAGGTGACGAGCGCGTTCATGTTCATTCTCGCCGTTACGTTCCTTGGCGGCGGACTCAAGGAACTGCAGGAGGCCGATGTGATCTCCACCTCGGTCATCGAGGCGGTTCCCGTGCCGAGCATCGACTTGCTCGGGCTTTATCCCACCTATGAAACCATTGTGCCGCAGCTTTTGCTGATTGCAGCGGCGGTCGCGATGGTATCATATAGAAAGCGCTCTGCTGCGGCAGAGGCGTGA
- a CDS encoding FMN-binding protein, whose protein sequence is MKKSVLGLAVLLSIGVMITGCGDEKKEAPKNDAKPAAQAVSLDMTGVKDGTFAGDSSKHEQLGHSHVELTIANGAITKVVHTGFDKDGKVKDENYGADKPEGVRKKAQNAYKAIGSYASQLESKKDLAKVDAIAGATVSYDQFNEAVAKAVEAAKK, encoded by the coding sequence ATGAAGAAAAGCGTATTGGGGCTTGCTGTACTTCTCTCGATCGGGGTTATGATCACAGGCTGCGGCGATGAGAAAAAGGAAGCACCGAAAAACGATGCGAAGCCTGCCGCACAGGCGGTGTCACTCGATATGACAGGGGTCAAGGACGGTACGTTTGCGGGGGATAGTTCCAAGCACGAACAGCTTGGACACTCGCATGTTGAACTGACGATCGCAAACGGTGCGATCACGAAGGTCGTCCACACGGGCTTTGACAAGGACGGCAAGGTAAAGGACGAGAATTACGGCGCGGATAAGCCAGAAGGTGTGCGCAAGAAAGCGCAGAATGCCTACAAGGCAATCGGCTCGTACGCAAGCCAGCTGGAGAGCAAGAAGGATCTCGCGAAGGTCGACGCCATCGCGGGCGCAACCGTCAGCTATGACCAGTTTAATGAGGCAGTCGCAAAGGCGGTCGAAGCGGCAAAGAAGTAA
- a CDS encoding iron transporter — protein MKKSGLSMLKKALAVGAIAFSTFAINANVSEAAFEEFPIGDEIENTTNHFKVALVYFQPVTMEPAGMSLPADQADIHIETDIHATEGNECGFGVGEWIPYLTVHYKFTKRETGESLEGVFMPMSADDGPHYGANVKMLGAGTYDCEFSIDSPARQNYMLHTDKETGVPGHFWTEPVKMSWVFNYVPRKW, from the coding sequence ATGAAGAAATCCGGTCTCAGCATGCTCAAGAAGGCGCTCGCAGTTGGCGCCATCGCATTCTCCACGTTTGCGATCAATGCGAATGTCAGCGAAGCTGCATTCGAGGAGTTCCCGATCGGCGACGAGATTGAGAATACGACGAACCACTTCAAGGTTGCGCTCGTGTACTTCCAGCCGGTTACGATGGAGCCTGCCGGCATGAGCCTCCCGGCGGATCAGGCGGATATCCACATCGAGACGGATATCCATGCAACCGAGGGCAACGAGTGCGGCTTTGGTGTTGGTGAGTGGATTCCCTATCTGACGGTGCACTACAAGTTCACGAAGCGTGAGACGGGCGAGAGCCTCGAGGGTGTGTTCATGCCGATGAGCGCAGACGACGGTCCGCACTACGGCGCGAATGTCAAGATGCTTGGCGCGGGCACCTATGACTGCGAATTCTCGATCGACAGCCCTGCACGCCAGAACTACATGCTCCACACCGATAAGGAGACGGGCGTTCCGGGTCATTTCTGGACCGAGCCGGTCAAGATGAGCTGGGTGTTCAACTACGTTCCGCGTAAGTGGTAA
- a CDS encoding ABC transporter permease has product MFWQMVKGALIRQRGRFILIALTVALGVSLATAMLNVMFDIGEKVNQELKAFGANITVTPRNSMVLKDLYGVETTKSTHREYLEESDLGNIKTIFWTNNIVAFAPSLTTNMTLADGETVPLFGTWFEHTLTLPTDEVYTTGVKFMKSWWHVDGDWADDTQTDQVLVGTKLAQKLGVSAGSTLSYKKPDGSDGTLTVTGILSGGGDEENQIVGSLALAQNLANAAGKIDQVEVSAMTTPENDLARKAAENPKSLSQAEYDIWYCTSYVGSIAYQIEEVMQNAAAHPVRQIAESEGKILGKTQLLMLLITVLSLLSSSLGVSNLISANIMERSRELGLLKALGATNLAVVLSVLAEIFIAGIMGGILGYVVGLGFAQLIGENVFGSGIAVNPYVIPIIAVLMSLVLIIGSVPAIRMLLSLQPAEVLYGR; this is encoded by the coding sequence ATGTTTTGGCAAATGGTAAAAGGGGCGCTCATCCGTCAGCGCGGGAGGTTCATCCTCATCGCACTGACGGTCGCCCTTGGCGTTTCGCTCGCGACTGCCATGCTGAATGTCATGTTCGACATCGGCGAGAAGGTCAATCAGGAGCTGAAGGCATTCGGTGCGAACATAACGGTAACACCGCGCAACTCGATGGTGCTCAAGGATCTCTACGGCGTGGAAACCACGAAGAGTACACATCGTGAATACCTTGAGGAATCGGATCTCGGCAATATCAAGACGATTTTCTGGACGAACAACATTGTTGCATTTGCACCATCACTGACGACGAATATGACGCTTGCGGACGGTGAGACCGTTCCGCTCTTCGGCACGTGGTTTGAGCACACGCTCACGCTGCCGACGGATGAGGTCTACACCACGGGCGTGAAGTTCATGAAGTCGTGGTGGCACGTCGACGGTGACTGGGCGGATGATACGCAGACGGATCAAGTGCTCGTCGGTACAAAGCTCGCACAAAAACTCGGTGTGTCGGCGGGCAGTACACTCTCGTACAAGAAGCCGGACGGTTCGGATGGCACGCTGACGGTCACCGGCATCCTTTCGGGCGGCGGCGATGAGGAGAACCAGATTGTCGGCTCACTTGCTCTTGCGCAGAATCTTGCAAACGCTGCGGGGAAGATCGATCAGGTCGAGGTCAGTGCGATGACGACGCCGGAGAATGATCTTGCACGCAAGGCGGCAGAGAATCCGAAGTCGCTCTCACAGGCAGAGTATGACATCTGGTACTGTACCTCATATGTCGGATCGATCGCCTATCAGATCGAGGAGGTCATGCAGAATGCGGCGGCGCATCCCGTGCGCCAGATCGCAGAGTCCGAGGGCAAGATTCTCGGCAAGACACAGCTCCTTATGCTGCTGATTACAGTGCTCTCGCTGCTCTCTTCGAGCCTCGGTGTCAGCAACCTCATCAGTGCGAACATCATGGAGCGCAGCCGTGAGCTCGGACTTCTCAAGGCGCTCGGCGCGACGAATCTCGCGGTCGTGCTCTCCGTGCTTGCGGAGATCTTTATCGCGGGGATTATGGGCGGCATCCTCGGCTATGTCGTGGGGCTTGGCTTTGCGCAGCTCATCGGCGAGAATGTCTTTGGCTCGGGCATTGCGGTCAATCCGTATGTCATTCCGATCATTGCTGTGCTCATGTCGCTCGTGCTGATCATCGGGAGTGTGCCCGCGATCCGTATGCTTCTGTCGCTGCAGCCGGCAGAGGTTCTCTATGGCAGGTGA
- a CDS encoding ABC transporter ATP-binding protein, whose amino-acid sequence MSLLELRHVSKAYNEKVLALDDVNLKVEKGEWLAVMGPSGSGKSTLMNIIGCMDSATSGEVILDGEVLTDATPEELTRYRRDKIGIVFQQFHMIPYLTAVENIMVAQYYHSMPDRNEAMAALERVGLADRASHLPSQLSGGEQQRVCIARALINYPVLILADEPTGNLDEQNQKLVMKIFHELHDEGHTILTVTHSAEVGDEAQRCVIIEHGHMRERTA is encoded by the coding sequence ATGAGTTTGCTTGAACTGCGGCACGTTTCCAAGGCGTATAATGAAAAGGTACTTGCTCTGGACGATGTCAATCTGAAGGTTGAAAAAGGCGAATGGCTTGCGGTCATGGGCCCCTCCGGCTCGGGCAAGTCGACGCTCATGAACATCATCGGCTGTATGGACAGTGCGACGAGCGGAGAGGTCATCCTCGACGGCGAGGTGCTGACGGATGCGACCCCCGAGGAGCTGACGCGCTATCGCCGCGACAAGATCGGCATCGTCTTTCAGCAGTTCCACATGATCCCGTACCTCACGGCTGTCGAGAACATCATGGTCGCGCAGTACTACCACAGCATGCCCGACCGTAACGAGGCAATGGCGGCACTCGAGCGCGTCGGACTTGCCGACCGCGCGAGCCATCTGCCGAGCCAGCTCTCGGGCGGTGAGCAGCAGCGCGTCTGCATCGCGCGTGCCCTCATCAACTATCCCGTCCTCATCCTTGCAGATGAGCCGACGGGCAACCTCGACGAGCAGAACCAGAAGCTCGTCATGAAGATCTTCCATGAGCTGCACGATGAGGGGCATACGATCCTGACTGTTACCCACTCCGCCGAGGTCGGCGATGAGGCGCAGCGCTGCGTCATCATCGAACATGGTCATATGCGTGAAAGGACGGCGTGA
- the pepD gene encoding beta-Ala-His dipeptidase — protein MIDDAKLLETVISEFEALTHIPRPSGHEKAVSDYLKKRFEEIGCTVTQDEVLNIIAELPATKGCEAAPRTILQGHMDMVCVAKPGVIYDPLNDPIKMVRTEESLTADGTSLGGDDGIGVSEILTAMQHTEEHGALRAIVTVDEEQGMSGARHLAADHLKDARFLINCDSEDYHIMTVGSAGSVNLDFSRTLSRRESELPAYRIAVEGLLGGHSGERIGDGRGNAIRTLALALQALEAHGKIEIVTFTGGTARNAIPPTAEAVIRTGINEREIVNALVAEEKRFHALYGTVDPAMKFAFTTVENAGRVIGEAEERDLIDLLTLLRTGVHDMSRLHADKVETSANLGVLRMDENEVCVQFFPRSSVNERLDEIIVMARTMAERTNFNLTVGSQSPAWRERENSVLAKIMGEVYAAQNDGAEMKIESIHAGLETSWHAAKNPELDMVSIGVTTTGIHTPAERVDVTTIVPEAKLLMGTLRRIAQEKE, from the coding sequence ATGATAGACGATGCAAAACTATTGGAGACGGTCATTTCAGAATTTGAGGCACTGACGCACATTCCGCGTCCTTCGGGACATGAGAAAGCCGTCAGCGACTACCTCAAGAAGCGGTTTGAGGAGATCGGCTGCACGGTGACGCAGGACGAGGTGCTGAACATCATCGCGGAACTCCCCGCGACGAAGGGCTGCGAGGCTGCGCCGCGCACGATCCTGCAGGGACACATGGATATGGTCTGTGTCGCGAAGCCGGGCGTGATTTACGATCCTCTGAACGATCCGATCAAGATGGTGCGTACAGAGGAGTCTCTGACGGCGGACGGCACGAGCCTCGGCGGCGACGACGGCATCGGCGTTTCGGAGATTTTGACTGCGATGCAGCATACGGAGGAACACGGTGCGCTGCGCGCCATCGTCACGGTTGATGAGGAGCAGGGGATGTCAGGGGCGCGGCATCTCGCTGCGGATCATCTGAAGGATGCGCGTTTCCTCATTAATTGCGACTCCGAGGACTATCATATCATGACAGTCGGCAGTGCGGGCAGTGTCAACCTTGACTTCTCGCGTACACTTTCGCGCAGGGAGTCGGAGCTGCCCGCCTATCGCATCGCGGTGGAGGGCTTGCTTGGCGGGCATTCGGGGGAGCGCATCGGCGACGGGCGCGGCAATGCGATTCGCACGCTCGCGCTTGCACTGCAGGCACTTGAGGCACATGGTAAAATTGAGATTGTCACATTCACGGGCGGTACGGCACGCAACGCCATCCCTCCGACGGCAGAGGCGGTCATTCGGACAGGTATTAACGAGCGTGAGATTGTCAATGCACTGGTCGCGGAGGAGAAGCGTTTCCATGCGCTCTATGGCACGGTCGATCCCGCCATGAAGTTTGCATTTACTACGGTGGAGAATGCAGGGCGCGTCATCGGCGAAGCAGAGGAGCGTGACCTCATCGACCTGCTCACGCTCCTGCGTACGGGCGTGCATGATATGTCGCGTCTCCATGCAGATAAGGTGGAGACCTCGGCGAACCTCGGCGTTCTCCGTATGGACGAAAATGAGGTGTGCGTCCAGTTCTTCCCGCGCTCTTCGGTGAATGAGCGTCTGGACGAAATCATCGTGATGGCGCGGACGATGGCAGAGCGTACGAATTTCAACCTCACAGTGGGATCGCAGTCGCCCGCATGGCGTGAGCGCGAGAACAGCGTCCTCGCGAAGATCATGGGCGAGGTCTATGCTGCGCAGAATGACGGAGCAGAGATGAAGATCGAGAGCATCCATGCAGGCCTTGAGACCAGCTGGCACGCAGCGAAGAATCCGGAGTTGGACATGGTGTCCATCGGCGTGACGACGACGGGCATCCACACACCTGCCGAGCGTGTCGATGTTACGACGATTGTTCCGGAAGCGAAACTGCTGATGGGAACCCTGCGCCGTATTGCACAGGAGAAGGAATAA
- a CDS encoding Fur family transcriptional regulator, which produces MAETYTMEDLKKRLQATQRKMTPQRQIVLQVILDHPSEHLSAEKIYDILRGTESEIGLATVYRSLEILVSLGILQKIEFGKEFDKRNKGSYSYELNPIDPNQHFHHHLICTECKEISEFEEDMLDHLEEDIFKKTGFKVENHQAKFFGICKKCQEQQKKL; this is translated from the coding sequence ATGGCAGAGACCTATACGATGGAAGATCTGAAAAAACGTCTGCAGGCAACGCAGCGCAAGATGACACCGCAGCGCCAGATCGTGTTGCAGGTGATTCTCGATCATCCGAGCGAGCATCTGAGCGCGGAGAAGATCTACGACATCCTGCGCGGCACGGAGTCGGAGATCGGTCTTGCGACGGTCTACCGCAGCCTTGAGATTCTGGTGTCGCTCGGGATCCTGCAGAAGATCGAATTCGGCAAGGAATTCGACAAGCGCAATAAGGGCTCGTACTCCTACGAGTTGAACCCGATTGATCCGAACCAGCACTTCCACCACCATCTGATCTGTACGGAGTGCAAGGAGATCTCGGAGTTCGAGGAGGATATGCTTGATCATCTGGAAGAGGATATCTTCAAGAAGACGGGCTTCAAGGTCGAGAACCATCAGGCGAAGTTTTTCGGCATCTGTAAGAAATGTCAGGAGCAGCAGAAAAAGTTGTGA
- a CDS encoding energy transducer TonB: MQYQTHWRLAFVLAFFFHIIAWLFLTILIPHVFKALEAPPQEEPMEWVELADDPGPPEEEQAEEPPPPPPPPPEPEQVEEEPAVVEAEVPEEAITEIMKEVEETPEKEEPKVLRSGEGKQIGQPGKILHAEQPPYGVVQFKGRIAVSARIGTDGKVISTRIQVSSGNALYDRMARRIVEKQWKFEPAKDMNGQPMESDMQCPVYFNMKPARNIK; this comes from the coding sequence GTGCAGTATCAGACACACTGGCGTCTCGCCTTTGTCCTCGCGTTCTTCTTTCACATCATTGCGTGGCTCTTTCTGACAATTCTCATTCCGCACGTCTTCAAAGCACTTGAAGCACCTCCGCAGGAGGAGCCGATGGAGTGGGTCGAACTCGCGGATGATCCAGGGCCTCCCGAGGAGGAGCAGGCGGAGGAGCCTCCTCCGCCCCCTCCGCCCCCGCCTGAACCCGAGCAGGTCGAAGAAGAACCGGCCGTGGTCGAGGCGGAGGTTCCGGAGGAAGCCATCACGGAGATTATGAAGGAAGTCGAGGAAACGCCGGAAAAGGAGGAGCCTAAGGTTCTTCGATCCGGCGAGGGGAAGCAGATCGGTCAGCCCGGCAAGATTCTGCATGCGGAGCAGCCGCCCTATGGTGTCGTTCAGTTCAAAGGCCGCATTGCCGTCTCGGCACGCATCGGTACGGACGGCAAGGTCATCAGCACCCGCATCCAGGTCTCCTCCGGAAATGCGCTCTATGATCGGATGGCACGGCGCATTGTCGAGAAGCAGTGGAAATTCGAGCCCGCGAAGGATATGAACGGGCAGCCGATGGAATCCGATATGCAGTGTCCTGTTTACTTTAACATGAAGCCTGCACGCAATATCAAATAA
- a CDS encoding DUF2318 domain-containing protein, giving the protein MLQAFLQQLVPALEESIKLAVPLGILLAIILPLPNQSIRHTFVRVLKWGFFLSLFMTAVRVGTKSAVNREIFESMAIGVDLVGALVLCTILLRSLHREWTSKEERVFRLGTGALALGIFLYHGLELWLIPVATVQVAMGDYFTLIFFVKMLGFFGGIFLGFLSGYLAYHAAAALNHGRLVFVFTVQMAATAVQQVIFVMTVMMARQVFGAESLISFMASFIDNQNKIIYAIYFVSILVPVTLFLQPRPERPAWANPAQYRQLLARAIRRKRWGSGLLAMLVLTILISSVGGWYANKKEQLVPAVAVKAEDGLVQIPLEEVSDGHLHRYAFRASDGTEVRVIIVQKGGSAFGVGLDACEICGPTGYFERDGQIVCRLCDVVMNKATIGLPGGCNPIPVEYRVANGAVQIAGDTLEAARIHFR; this is encoded by the coding sequence ATGTTACAGGCGTTTCTACAACAATTGGTGCCGGCGCTCGAAGAGAGCATCAAGCTCGCCGTGCCGCTCGGTATTCTGCTTGCAATCATTCTGCCCCTGCCGAATCAAAGCATTCGCCATACGTTTGTGCGCGTTTTGAAATGGGGCTTTTTCCTCTCGCTCTTTATGACTGCCGTGCGTGTCGGTACAAAGTCCGCAGTCAACCGCGAGATTTTCGAGAGCATGGCAATCGGTGTCGATCTCGTGGGCGCGCTCGTTCTCTGTACGATCCTCCTGCGCAGCCTGCATCGCGAATGGACCTCAAAGGAGGAGCGCGTCTTCCGCCTCGGAACAGGGGCTCTTGCGCTTGGCATCTTCCTCTATCACGGGTTGGAGCTTTGGCTGATCCCCGTTGCTACGGTTCAGGTTGCGATGGGAGATTATTTCACACTCATCTTCTTTGTGAAGATGCTCGGCTTTTTCGGCGGCATCTTTCTCGGCTTCCTCTCTGGGTATCTGGCGTACCATGCGGCAGCTGCCCTCAACCACGGGCGTCTCGTTTTCGTCTTTACTGTGCAGATGGCGGCGACTGCCGTGCAGCAGGTCATATTTGTCATGACGGTTATGATGGCGCGGCAGGTGTTTGGTGCAGAAAGTCTCATTTCTTTCATGGCATCGTTCATCGACAATCAGAACAAGATCATCTATGCGATTTACTTCGTTTCGATTCTCGTGCCTGTCACGCTCTTTCTGCAGCCGCGTCCCGAGCGTCCCGCTTGGGCAAATCCCGCGCAGTACCGTCAGCTGCTCGCCCGTGCGATTCGGCGCAAGCGCTGGGGATCGGGGCTGCTTGCAATGCTCGTCCTGACAATCCTCATATCGAGCGTCGGCGGTTGGTATGCGAACAAGAAGGAACAGCTTGTCCCTGCCGTTGCAGTCAAGGCGGAGGACGGTCTTGTGCAGATTCCGCTCGAGGAGGTTTCGGACGGACATCTCCATCGTTATGCCTTCCGTGCCTCAGATGGGACGGAGGTGCGTGTCATCATCGTACAGAAGGGCGGCTCTGCGTTCGGCGTGGGGCTTGATGCGTGTGAGATCTGCGGACCGACGGGGTATTTCGAGCGCGACGGACAGATCGTCTGCCGCCTCTGCGATGTCGTCATGAACAAGGCGACGATCGGCCTTCCCGGCGGCTGTAACCCGATCCCCGTGGAGTACCGCGTGGCAAACGGTGCGGTGCAGATCGCAGGGGATACGCTTGAAGCGGCGCGCATTCACTTCCGCTGA